A genomic window from Candidatus Acidiferrales bacterium includes:
- a CDS encoding NAD-dependent epimerase/dehydratase family protein: MRVLVSGGTGFIGAEVVRRILREHPDWQMRCGTRNPGGRNPFGPGVAMVRSDVRARDSLRAATAQVDAVIHCVQFPNHPVEAPRRGFTYLEIDARGTRAIVEAAKENRVQRFVYLSGAGAEQGRAEPWFVAKDLAEQAVRESGMEYVILRPSWIYGPGDRSLNRFVNFARWLPFVPVIGNGKNRVQPIWVSDVARIAVEALTRAQATNRVFELGGPEMLSMDDILRTMLRVMGRAARARFLIHQPAWLMKAAVAPLTFLPTPPMSPQAIDFIVGEAPVDSRDALATFGGSFSTLEEGLKTYLAPKAGS, encoded by the coding sequence ATGAGGGTTTTGGTCAGTGGAGGAACAGGATTTATTGGCGCAGAGGTTGTGCGCCGCATCCTCCGCGAGCATCCCGATTGGCAGATGCGTTGCGGCACGCGCAACCCCGGGGGAAGAAATCCTTTCGGGCCGGGAGTCGCAATGGTGCGCTCGGATGTGCGGGCGAGAGATTCGCTTCGCGCCGCCACCGCCCAAGTCGATGCCGTCATCCACTGCGTGCAGTTTCCCAATCATCCTGTCGAGGCTCCTCGCCGCGGATTTACCTATTTGGAAATTGACGCCAGGGGAACCCGGGCGATCGTCGAAGCCGCGAAGGAAAATCGCGTTCAACGCTTCGTCTATCTGAGCGGTGCCGGAGCGGAACAGGGCCGGGCGGAGCCCTGGTTTGTAGCCAAAGACCTGGCCGAGCAAGCGGTTCGCGAGAGCGGCATGGAATACGTCATCCTGCGACCTTCGTGGATCTACGGCCCCGGCGATCGCAGCCTGAACCGCTTTGTCAACTTCGCCCGCTGGCTCCCTTTCGTTCCGGTCATCGGCAATGGCAAGAACCGCGTGCAACCAATCTGGGTCTCGGATGTGGCCCGCATCGCGGTGGAAGCGTTGACCCGCGCCCAGGCGACGAACCGGGTCTTTGAGCTCGGCGGCCCCGAGATGCTTTCGATGGACGATATCCTCCGGACGATGCTGCGCGTGATGGGTCGGGCCGCCCGCGCGCGCTTCTTGATTCACCAGCCGGCCTGGCTCATGAAAGCCGCTGTCGCTCCGCTGACCTTCCTTCCCACCCCGCCCATGTCCCCGCAGGCGATTGACTTCATCGTGGGAGAAGCCCCGGTAGATAGCCGGGATGCGCTCGCCACCTTTGGCGGAAGTTTTTCGACGTTGGAGGAGGGATTAAAGACCTACCTCGCGCCCAAGGCTGGAAGCTAG
- a CDS encoding P1 family peptidase — MKIAFALSAALSLMLVSSPAAPGEEQAAERRGRGRELGITIGTLPTGRWNAITDVAGVKVGHVTLNQGQGKLVPGQGPVRTGVTAVLPRADVWREKVPAGSFVLNGNGEMTGLEWIEESGYLETPIALTNTLNVGRVYDGLISYMLKRYPEIGVTDVTINPVVAECDDSELNDIQGRHVSDAATVRALENARSGPVEEGAVGAGTGMIAFGFKAGIGTSSRVIPPGDGGYTVGVLVNANMESREHLTIKGAPVGRELPGPAQRSGDGSIIIIVATDAPLSARQLKRLARRAPLGLARTGALSRHSSGDLILAFSTGNTIPHQPKDRASALIELADTRLNPLFQAVEEATEEAVLNALTAAPTVVGRDGRVAEGLPLEKVKEILRKYNQLR, encoded by the coding sequence ATGAAAATCGCATTCGCTTTATCGGCGGCGCTTTCGCTGATGCTGGTTTCGAGTCCGGCCGCGCCGGGCGAGGAGCAGGCCGCTGAACGTCGCGGCCGAGGGCGCGAGCTTGGCATCACGATTGGGACACTGCCGACCGGCCGGTGGAACGCCATCACCGATGTGGCCGGCGTGAAAGTGGGCCACGTCACGCTCAACCAGGGCCAAGGAAAATTGGTTCCAGGGCAGGGGCCGGTCCGCACGGGCGTCACCGCCGTCCTCCCGCGCGCTGATGTTTGGCGGGAGAAGGTTCCGGCGGGAAGTTTTGTCCTGAATGGCAACGGCGAAATGACAGGCCTCGAGTGGATCGAAGAATCCGGCTACCTGGAGACGCCGATTGCTCTGACGAACACGCTCAACGTCGGCCGCGTCTATGACGGGCTTATCAGCTACATGCTGAAACGCTACCCGGAGATCGGCGTCACCGATGTCACCATCAATCCGGTGGTGGCCGAATGCGACGACAGCGAGCTCAACGACATTCAGGGCCGCCACGTCAGCGATGCTGCAACCGTTCGCGCGCTTGAAAACGCCAGAAGCGGGCCGGTGGAAGAGGGCGCCGTCGGCGCCGGCACCGGCATGATCGCCTTCGGTTTTAAGGCCGGTATCGGCACCTCTTCACGGGTCATCCCGCCAGGCGACGGAGGCTACACGGTCGGCGTGCTCGTCAATGCCAACATGGAGAGCCGCGAGCACCTCACGATCAAGGGAGCGCCGGTCGGTCGCGAGCTTCCCGGCCCAGCCCAACGATCGGGCGATGGCTCGATCATCATCATCGTGGCAACGGACGCGCCGCTTTCCGCTCGGCAACTAAAGCGATTGGCTCGCCGCGCGCCGCTCGGCCTGGCTCGCACCGGCGCTCTTTCGCGCCACTCAAGCGGTGACCTGATCCTGGCCTTTTCCACCGGCAACACCATTCCCCACCAACCTAAGGATCGAGCCTCCGCTCTCATCGAATTGGCCGACACTCGCCTGAACCCTCTCTTTCAGGCGGTCGAAGAGGCTACTGAGGAAGCGGTCTTGAACGCGCTCACCGCTGCCCCTACTGTGGTCGGGCGCGATGGCCGCGTGGCCGAGGGGCTGCCGCTCGAAAAGGTGAAGGAAATTCTCAGAAAATACAATCAACTCCGCTGA
- a CDS encoding TIGR04283 family arsenosugar biosynthesis glycosyltransferase has translation MSTHPTSPDQAWLLGRAAPDFAALSNQAALPSIGIVVPVFNEAAILEEALERLRRVARTLPVVVADGGSTDGSAGIARRFFHTELCPEPNRGSQMNRGARCLGNDVLLFLHADSRLPDDFAEHIRMALQNTRVAGGSFRLVFDDPHPMLRFYAWFTQFPGRFFHFGDQAFFVRREIFQQMGGFRSLPFLEDVDFLRRLRHHGRFLVLPVPVVTSARRFQKRGVIRQQLLNILLVTLFELGLSARRLARLYPHIR, from the coding sequence TTCCAACCAGGCCGCGCTGCCATCGATCGGGATCGTTGTGCCGGTGTTCAACGAAGCGGCGATTCTGGAAGAGGCGCTCGAGCGGCTGCGCCGGGTCGCCCGGACCCTTCCCGTGGTGGTTGCCGACGGCGGCTCAACCGACGGCTCGGCGGGCATTGCCCGGCGGTTCTTCCACACCGAGCTGTGCCCAGAGCCCAACCGCGGGTCCCAGATGAACCGCGGCGCTCGGTGTTTGGGCAACGACGTGCTGCTCTTTCTCCACGCCGATTCCCGGCTCCCGGACGATTTCGCCGAGCACATTCGGATGGCCCTCCAGAACACACGCGTCGCGGGAGGAAGTTTCCGGCTGGTCTTCGACGATCCGCACCCGATGCTGCGCTTCTACGCCTGGTTCACGCAGTTTCCGGGACGCTTCTTCCACTTCGGCGATCAAGCCTTCTTCGTGCGGCGGGAGATTTTTCAGCAGATGGGCGGCTTCCGCAGCCTCCCGTTCCTGGAAGACGTGGATTTTCTGCGGCGCCTCCGTCACCACGGTCGCTTTCTCGTCCTGCCGGTGCCCGTTGTCACGTCGGCGCGGCGCTTCCAAAAGCGAGGCGTAATCCGCCAGCAACTGCTCAACATTCTCCTGGTGACGCTGTTCGAGTTGGGCCTATCTGCCCGGCGCCTCGCCCGCCTGTATCCACACATCCGCTAG
- a CDS encoding PilZ domain-containing protein, with protein MLSKIVQDGSAGVLGRRRHARFPFQSDVEIVLVPSGEWLTGTVNNVSLGGCYIKTFAPAPIDSELRLRFSVADGVFETPAVVRSRIESDGMGVEFTSTSSSEQIKLERLLAHLASHGPDYGRSQPGEGEARSLALVLDAVMELLREKGVITSAELSAKMQSLQRSRTEQTLTQTEAALKHNRFRHYQNQQVSVRYRVGDIVSELLGKVIDDTGVSLVVEEIFPIDPAPVIRQIIPYDQILEVTEVPRQ; from the coding sequence ATGCTTTCGAAGATCGTCCAGGACGGAAGTGCTGGCGTGCTGGGTCGTCGGCGACACGCCCGCTTCCCCTTCCAAAGCGATGTCGAGATCGTGCTGGTGCCTTCAGGCGAGTGGTTGACCGGCACCGTCAACAACGTCAGTCTGGGCGGCTGCTACATCAAGACCTTTGCTCCCGCCCCCATCGACAGTGAACTTCGCCTGCGCTTTTCGGTGGCCGATGGAGTGTTTGAAACGCCGGCGGTCGTCCGCTCGCGGATCGAAAGCGACGGCATGGGCGTGGAATTCACGTCCACCTCGTCCAGTGAACAGATCAAGCTGGAGCGGCTGCTTGCTCATCTGGCGAGCCACGGCCCTGATTACGGCCGTTCCCAACCCGGCGAAGGAGAGGCTCGCTCCCTGGCCCTGGTGCTCGATGCGGTGATGGAGCTTCTGCGCGAAAAGGGAGTGATCACGAGCGCCGAACTTTCCGCCAAGATGCAATCCCTTCAACGAAGCCGCACCGAACAGACGTTGACTCAGACGGAAGCAGCTTTGAAGCACAACCGCTTTCGTCATTACCAAAACCAGCAGGTTTCGGTCCGCTACCGCGTCGGTGACATCGTCAGCGAGCTTTTGGGAAAAGTGATTGATGACACCGGCGTCAGCCTGGTGGTGGAAGAGATCTTCCCCATCGATCCGGCCCCGGTTATCCGGCAGATCATCCCGTACGACCAGATCCTCGAAGTCACCGAGGTCCCCCGACAATAA